The genomic interval AAGATTCCTGCGCTCTTGACTGGGTTAATCGTGTTTGCGGTGATGATTCTTGTGCTGCAGCTTGGCGATTCGCAGTTCGTCGTGTTGCTTCGGGAAATTCCGGGTGATCCGATTCACGTGCTCGGTTGGATCATGGCCGGAAGCGGTGCAGGCGTCGTCATTGCATCGTTGTATTTGAACAAAAAAGAAATTCGATCGTGTTTGACGGCATTGACGCTCGCAAGTGCAGGGCTCGGCGCCGGCTATATAATGGCCGGATTGTGCATTCATTTGCCGATGCTTTGGGTTTCGATCCTTTATCCGGCGGCGGGGATCGTCTTTGGTTTTTGTTTCGGAATGGGACTGATCCCGTTCAACGTTATGGCGCAAAAATTAACCCCGAGTGACTATACAGGGCGGGTGTTCGGAACGATCAGCAGTGTTACGACTTTGGCGGCGGTGACCGGCATGCTCGGCGGCGGGTTCCTTACGGAATGGTTCGGTGTCGTCAATACGTATGTCATTTCGGGCGGGCTGCTTGTCCTCATCGGCGTCATCGTTTATAGTTTTCGTAAAAGGATGCAAGGCGGGGAAATCAATGCCAAAGGTGACGCAGGCCCACATCGAGAAGCGCAAGGCTGAAATTTTGGATGCCGCGGAGCGGGTTTTCAAACGAAAAGGATTCGAACCTACGACGATGAAAGACGTTGTCGAGGAATCCGGCATGAGCCGCGGCGGGGTGTATTCGTATTTTTCCGATACGGAAGAAATGCTTCAAGCGATTCACGAGAGAAACATTGGCGAAGTCCCGGCTATATTAAATCGATTGCTTGAGCGGCATGATACGGTCTGGGCGGCACTGGCGGCGTTCGTCGATTCGTTTTTGGAAGACACGGACCCCGGGTTCGGCATTGTGACGTATGAATATTCCGTTACAGCATGGCGGGATGAAGGCCGCAAGCAGTTTATGCTGCGCAATGCGACCCATTCGATCACGGCTTTCGTTGATTTTCTGCAAAAAGGCGTGGAACGCGGGGAGTTCCGGCCCTTGCTGCCGCTTGAAGGCATCGTCATTTTCTGCATCAACGT from Bacillales bacterium carries:
- a CDS encoding TetR family transcriptional regulator encodes the protein MPKVTQAHIEKRKAEILDAAERVFKRKGFEPTTMKDVVEESGMSRGGVYSYFSDTEEMLQAIHERNIGEVPAILNRLLERHDTVWAALAAFVDSFLEDTDPGFGIVTYEYSVTAWRDEGRKQFMLRNATHSITAFVDFLQKGVERGEFRPLLPLEGIVIFCINVIDGFIIQGSIADGEWMRLKDQIESLKLYLRTVLQVNEA